In Kaistia algarum, one DNA window encodes the following:
- a CDS encoding carboxylesterase/lipase family protein, with protein MPRIVETAKGSLAGERIDGVRRFLGIPYAAPPVGALRLASPRPPLPWSGTRMATSFGPAPPQILVGSQLWLNDPIEAQDEDCLYLNVWAGEGASGAPVLVWFHGGATRNGHGGMAAIDGAFLARRHGLVVVTVNYRLGALGGLGHPALADPVTGYAANWGLQDKVAALRWVRDEIASFGGDPARVTIAGQSSGATDALLIAQNPDFRSLFARVIAQSPPLFQPPMLSDLAGATEYTEAFAGLLGTDVAGLRDIDGATLVAREQAFLRSSPLGRPRTAPTRDGVLVRDWPVAGTLADVPLLIGFTRDEAGFWYDLSLPDGTVLSALKPPVDMAGLAAEVGRLVVRHYPYPDAPRPMDIIAAYQAAMPAASVAALFLAIYTDLVFRAPIMDCASRHAARRQPAFLYEFAWPLAPPSRSAPHAAEVPFVFGNVGHPHYAGKVGRPAEAAATSHALAGLWASFVHSGDPGGGWPAWNLAQPLAVLGAAQETLRIGELERRAALSLWSAYDMAPEMTEPT; from the coding sequence ATGCCAAGGATCGTCGAGACCGCGAAGGGCAGCCTGGCCGGCGAGAGGATCGACGGGGTACGGCGCTTTCTCGGTATCCCCTACGCGGCCCCGCCGGTCGGTGCATTGCGGCTGGCATCGCCGCGGCCGCCGCTTCCCTGGTCCGGCACCCGTATGGCAACTTCGTTCGGACCGGCGCCGCCACAGATCCTCGTGGGCTCGCAGCTCTGGCTCAATGATCCCATCGAAGCGCAGGACGAGGATTGCCTGTATCTCAATGTATGGGCGGGCGAAGGCGCGTCCGGCGCTCCCGTGCTGGTCTGGTTCCATGGCGGTGCGACGCGCAACGGCCATGGCGGCATGGCTGCGATCGATGGCGCGTTCCTCGCCCGCCGCCATGGCCTCGTGGTCGTCACGGTCAACTATCGGCTCGGGGCGCTCGGCGGGCTCGGCCACCCCGCGTTGGCCGATCCGGTGACCGGATATGCGGCGAACTGGGGCCTGCAGGACAAGGTCGCGGCGCTGCGCTGGGTACGGGACGAGATCGCGTCTTTTGGTGGCGACCCAGCGCGCGTGACGATTGCCGGCCAGTCATCAGGCGCCACCGACGCGCTGCTGATCGCGCAGAACCCCGATTTCCGCTCGCTCTTCGCGCGCGTGATCGCGCAAAGCCCGCCGCTGTTCCAGCCGCCGATGCTGTCCGATCTCGCCGGCGCCACGGAATACACGGAGGCGTTTGCCGGCCTTCTCGGCACGGATGTGGCTGGCCTTCGCGACATCGACGGCGCAACGCTGGTTGCCCGCGAACAGGCCTTCCTGCGCAGTTCCCCGCTGGGCAGGCCGCGGACGGCGCCGACGCGCGACGGCGTCCTGGTCCGCGACTGGCCGGTGGCCGGCACGCTCGCCGATGTTCCCTTGCTGATCGGCTTCACGCGGGACGAGGCGGGCTTCTGGTACGATCTGAGCCTGCCCGACGGTACGGTTCTCTCCGCGCTGAAGCCGCCCGTCGACATGGCGGGCCTCGCCGCTGAAGTCGGCAGGCTGGTCGTCCGCCACTATCCCTATCCGGATGCGCCGCGGCCGATGGACATCATCGCAGCTTACCAAGCGGCGATGCCGGCGGCGAGCGTCGCCGCGCTGTTCCTCGCCATCTATACCGACCTCGTCTTCCGGGCGCCGATCATGGATTGCGCCTCGCGGCATGCGGCGCGTCGCCAGCCTGCCTTTCTCTATGAATTTGCCTGGCCACTGGCCCCGCCGTCGCGCAGCGCGCCGCACGCGGCCGAGGTTCCCTTCGTGTTCGGCAATGTCGGACACCCTCATTATGCCGGAAAGGTCGGCCGGCCCGCGGAGGCGGCCGCCACCTCGCATGCCTTGGCCGGGCTCTGGGCGTCCTTCGTCCATTCCGGCGACCCGGGAGGCGGATGGCCGGCCTGGAACTTGGCGCAGCCGCTCGCGGTCCTCGGCGCGGCGCAGGAGACGCTGCGCATTGGCGAACTCGAGCGTCGCGCCGCCCTGTCGCTGTGGAGTGCGTATGACATGGCCCCCGAGATGACAGAGCCGACCTGA
- a CDS encoding ornithine cyclodeaminase family protein — MLHITDEMVAEALSITDAQAAMEAAFASYGHGRATMQERFRTEAGGVKLSTLGAVIPDLGVTGAKVYTTIEGRFSFVIVLFSTESGLPLASIEANAITRLRTPACSVLAARHLARPDSRRLAIFGTGTQGRAHAVQFAAAYPIGEILLVSSRPDPATATAIAEQSGVATRLVSTEEAIETADIVVTATRSRTALFGGGMLRPGSFVAAVGSSLPTTRELDDAALARCAIVAVEWKVQSLREAGDLVLADPAILPADRIVELGELVAGFVPGRTSREAITLYKSVGVGLEDIALAGLAWRRITAG, encoded by the coding sequence ATGTTGCACATTACCGACGAAATGGTAGCAGAGGCTCTTAGCATCACCGATGCGCAGGCCGCCATGGAAGCTGCCTTTGCGAGCTATGGTCATGGCCGAGCGACCATGCAGGAGCGGTTTCGGACGGAAGCCGGCGGCGTCAAGCTGTCGACGCTCGGTGCCGTGATTCCCGACCTCGGCGTCACCGGCGCCAAGGTCTACACGACCATCGAAGGGCGGTTTTCGTTTGTCATCGTGCTGTTCTCGACCGAGAGCGGCCTTCCGCTGGCCTCGATTGAAGCCAATGCGATCACGCGTCTGCGAACGCCCGCCTGTTCGGTGCTGGCCGCCCGGCATCTCGCCCGGCCGGACAGCCGCCGCCTGGCAATCTTTGGAACGGGGACGCAGGGCCGCGCCCATGCCGTCCAATTCGCCGCGGCCTATCCCATTGGCGAGATACTCCTGGTGTCGTCCCGGCCCGATCCGGCGACGGCCACGGCTATCGCGGAGCAGTCCGGCGTCGCGACCCGGCTCGTTTCGACAGAAGAGGCGATCGAGACCGCGGACATTGTCGTCACAGCGACGCGCTCTCGTACGGCGCTGTTCGGCGGCGGCATGCTGCGTCCGGGATCCTTCGTCGCCGCCGTGGGATCGAGCCTGCCGACTACCCGCGAACTGGACGACGCCGCGCTGGCGCGCTGCGCCATCGTCGCCGTCGAATGGAAGGTGCAAAGCCTGCGCGAGGCTGGCGATCTGGTCCTGGCGGATCCGGCTATTCTGCCCGCCGATCGGATCGTCGAACTCGGCGAACTCGTCGCCGGTTTCGTGCCCGGGCGGACTTCGCGCGAGGCGATCACGCTCTACAAATCGGTCGGCGTCGGCCTGGAGGACATCGCGCTCGCCGGTCTGGCCTGGCGCCGGATCACGGCGGGGTGA
- a CDS encoding GntR family transcriptional regulator has translation MNITLLGTTHTPLTKLVTQALRARILSGDIPLGERLIEGRLSDELGVSRMPVREALRELAAEGLVTIEPRRGASVTTFTEQQKRELVEVRATLESLNAKLAAKRHDPEQIAELQRILDEGTRLLEVDDPAQLSRQNFDFHEAIGSVAGNSVLQDTIRSLRDRTAMIFAPISRKRGKENWQEHAAILRAVIEGDAELAGLLAARHVYNAAQLQQGV, from the coding sequence ATGAACATCACCCTTCTTGGAACCACCCATACACCGCTGACCAAGCTGGTCACGCAGGCGCTTCGCGCTCGCATCCTGAGCGGCGACATCCCGCTCGGCGAGCGCCTGATCGAGGGGCGGCTTTCCGATGAACTGGGCGTTTCGCGCATGCCGGTGCGCGAGGCGCTTCGCGAACTCGCGGCCGAAGGATTGGTCACGATTGAGCCGCGCCGTGGCGCTTCCGTGACGACCTTCACCGAGCAGCAGAAGCGGGAACTGGTCGAGGTGCGGGCGACACTCGAATCGCTGAACGCCAAGCTGGCCGCCAAGCGGCATGACCCCGAGCAGATCGCCGAGCTGCAGCGCATCCTCGATGAGGGCACAAGGCTGCTCGAAGTCGACGATCCGGCGCAGCTTTCGCGGCAGAATTTCGATTTCCACGAGGCCATCGGCAGCGTCGCGGGCAATTCGGTTCTGCAGGACACGATCCGCTCGCTACGCGACCGCACGGCGATGATCTTCGCCCCGATCAGCCGGAAGCGCGGCAAGGAAAACTGGCAGGAACATGCGGCCATTCTGCGCGCGGTGATCGAAGGCGATGCGGAACTCGCGGGCCTCCTTGCCGCCCGTCACGTCTACAATGCCGCGCAGCTTCAGCAGGGCGTCTGA